A region from the Pelobates fuscus isolate aPelFus1 chromosome 1, aPelFus1.pri, whole genome shotgun sequence genome encodes:
- the GPD1 gene encoding glycerol-3-phosphate dehydrogenase [NAD(+)], cytoplasmic, translated as MALKVCIVGSGNWGSAIAKIVGDNAAKLPQFDNVVKMWVFEELVSGRKLTEIINTEHENVKYLPGHKLPANVIAVPDLLEASAGADILVFVVPHQFIGKLCDQLKSTIKKDAFGLSLIKGVDEGPDGLRLISDIIRERLGIQMNVLMGANIANEVADGKFCETTIGSKNKEQGKILKELFQTPNFRITVVEEADTVELCGALKNIVAVGAGFCDGLGFGDNTKAAVIRLGLMEMIAFTKLFCAGPVTSATFLESCGVADLITTCYGGRNRKVGEAFAKTGKSIEQLEKEMLNGQKLQGPQTSAELNHILKGKNMVEKFPLFTAVYQICYEGKPVTEFITCLQNHPEHI; from the exons GGGATCGGCAATTGCGAAGATCGTGGGTGACAATGCTGCAAAGCTCCCCCAGTTTGACAATGTGGTGAAAATGTGGGTGTTTGAGGAGTTAGTTTCAGGGAGAAAACTAACGGAAATCATTAATACAGAACACGAGAATGTGAAGTACCTCCCTGGGCACAAGCTCCCAGCTAATGTG ATAGCTGTCCCCGACTTGCTGGAAGCGTCAGCTGGAGCAGATATCCTGGTGTTTGTGGTTCCCCATCAGTTCATTGGTAAATTGTGTGACCAGCTCAAGTCTACCATAAAGAAAGATGCATTTGGGTTGTCTCTTATAAAG GGAGTAGACGAGGGTCCCGATGGACTGCGTCTCATTTCCGATATAATTCGGGAAAGACTGGGAATCCAGATGAATGTTTTGATGGGAGCAAACATCGCCAATGAAGTGGCTGATGGGAAATTCTGTGAGACAACAATCG GCAGTAAAAATAAAGAGCAAGGAAAAATCTTGAAGGAATTGTTCCAGACCCCTAATTTTCGTATAACTGTGGTGGAAGAGGCAGACACAGTGGAACTATGTGGAGCACTGAAG aacatcgTTGCTGTTGGAGCTGGCTTTTGTGACGGACTCGGTTTCGGCGATAACACAAAAGCCGCAGTTATCCGCCTGGGTTTAATGGAGATGATCGCCTTTACCAAGCTGTTTTGTGCCGGGCCGGTTACATCCGCCACGTTTCTGGAGAGCTGCGGTGTAGCCGACCTCATCACTACTTGCTACGGTGGCCGAAACCGGAAAGTTGGAGAAGCCTTTGCCAAGACTGGAAAA TCCATAGAACAGCTGGAGAAAGAAATGCTTAATGGACAAAAACTTCAGGGACCACAGACTTCAGCGGAGCTAAATCACATCCTCAAAGGCAAGAATATGGTGGAGAA GTTCCCACTCTTCACTGCGGTATATCAGATATGCTATGAGGGAAAGCCAGTCACAGAGTTTATCACATGTCTTCAGAATCACCCAGAGCACATCTAA